From Patescibacteria group bacterium, a single genomic window includes:
- the rpoC gene encoding DNA-directed RNA polymerase subunit beta' has translation MPTPSTIGTISLQSTSKLKSFDFDSIGLSIASSEEVLSWSYGEVLKPETINYRSRKPERDGLFCQKIFGPVKDWQCACGKYKKLRYKGIVCDRCGVEITRRLVRRKRFGHISLVAPVAHIWFLRGMPSKIGLILGMTIQSLEKVVYFANFIITDVKEELKEIFLKDLLKEYQDKKKEIKQDFKINSDEYFNRLEQLTSNYKSAKNEILKIKRKNLLTEVEYRDFSLKYGHIFEADIGAESILSLLATTDLNKLFRKLKKEEDKTRNPLAKKKIARRARYVQDFIKNKISPANMILNVIPVIPPELRPLVPLDGGRFASSDLNDLYRRVINRNNRLKRLYELRSPEVILRNEKRMLQEAVDALFDNNMRAGKTTIASTGQKRPLKSLADILKGKQGRFRKNLLGKRVDYSGRSVIVVGPKLKLHQCGLPKIMAIELFKPFVASKLIEKEVVHNVKSANRLIEDGQDIVWDILEEVTKKSYVLLNRAPTLHRLGIQAFQPVLIEGKAIQIHPLVCAAFNADFDGDQMAVYLPITAKGQTEAKEIMLSTKNILKPADGKPVVAPTQDIVWGAYHMTFIRKTKTKEKMYFSSMDEAILAHEANKIDIQDRINIKVDKKIIKTSLGRLIFNSTLPKGFYDLKNPIRKKDLKEIIVKIYEQHGEDLTVETLDKIKKTAIFFLTLSGLSWGMDDLPVIPEKEKIIKLSEKEIVKIQSEYDEGLLSEEERYLKSIDVWLKTKDEITDIVVQTKKDYGPAFSMVQSGARGSWVQLSQMFGMRGIVSSPSGRLIELPIKSSFKEGFSVLEFFISTHGSRKGTADTALRTAEAGYLTRRMVDVAQDIVVSEEKCSDKQGYRISSEDNKEVGETWEERLTGRTAARDIINLKTKKVIVKTGEIIGTEQAQTIAKIDPEEVFIYSLLTCKLNKGVCARCYGNDLAYNKKVKQGTPVGIIAAQSIGEPGTQLTLRTFHTGGVAGEDITQGLPRVEEIFETRAPKKKAIISNYNGTVRIKDENNSSKKIVIQYKESQKDEHKIDDNWKLKVTNKDKVSKGDILATFKNKQIKAINKGEIELNVKDKINVIYNSIKEEEYEVGGYRVLVKDKEKINKGQLLTDGNLDLKEVYKLKGKLEVEKYIFREIQYIYSSQGQKLNDKHIEIIIKQMFSRVRIIDAGDTEFLIGEIVSKSNLAEVNDQMKAKKKAPAKAKELLTGITKVSLSTDSWLSSASFQQTSRVLIDAAISQKVDNLKGLKENVIIGRLIPVGTGYKTKK, from the coding sequence TTTTTGGACCTGTTAAAGATTGGCAATGTGCTTGTGGAAAGTATAAAAAATTAAGATACAAGGGTATTGTTTGTGATCGTTGCGGAGTTGAAATAACCAGACGTCTAGTTAGAAGAAAAAGATTTGGACACATAAGTTTAGTAGCTCCAGTAGCTCATATTTGGTTTTTAAGAGGCATGCCATCAAAAATAGGTTTAATTCTAGGAATGACCATTCAGTCACTTGAAAAGGTGGTTTATTTTGCTAATTTTATTATCACAGATGTTAAAGAAGAATTAAAAGAAATTTTTTTAAAAGATTTATTAAAAGAATATCAAGATAAAAAGAAAGAAATCAAACAAGATTTTAAAATTAATTCTGATGAATATTTTAATAGACTAGAACAATTAACAAGTAATTATAAATCAGCTAAAAATGAAATTTTAAAAATTAAAAGAAAAAATTTATTAACAGAAGTAGAATACAGAGATTTTTCTTTAAAATATGGACACATTTTTGAAGCAGATATTGGAGCAGAATCAATTTTAAGTTTACTAGCTACTACTGACTTGAATAAGTTATTTAGAAAATTAAAAAAAGAAGAAGATAAAACAAGAAATCCTTTGGCTAAGAAAAAAATTGCCAGAAGAGCCAGATATGTTCAAGATTTTATTAAGAATAAAATCAGTCCGGCAAATATGATTTTAAATGTAATCCCGGTTATTCCTCCGGAGCTAAGGCCATTAGTGCCTCTAGATGGAGGGAGGTTTGCTTCTTCTGACTTAAATGACTTGTATCGTAGAGTTATAAATCGCAACAATAGATTGAAACGACTTTATGAACTTCGTTCTCCCGAAGTAATTTTAAGAAACGAAAAAAGAATGCTTCAAGAAGCAGTTGATGCTTTGTTTGATAATAATATGAGGGCAGGCAAAACAACTATTGCTTCCACGGGGCAAAAAAGACCATTAAAATCTTTAGCAGATATACTAAAAGGCAAACAAGGGAGATTTAGAAAGAATTTATTAGGGAAAAGAGTAGATTATTCAGGCAGGTCAGTAATTGTAGTCGGCCCAAAATTAAAACTCCATCAATGTGGGTTGCCAAAAATAATGGCTATTGAACTTTTTAAGCCATTTGTTGCTTCTAAACTAATTGAAAAAGAGGTGGTTCATAATGTAAAAAGTGCTAATAGATTAATAGAAGATGGTCAAGATATTGTTTGGGATATATTAGAAGAGGTAACTAAAAAATCATATGTTCTTTTAAATAGAGCTCCGACACTTCATCGTTTAGGGATTCAAGCATTTCAGCCAGTATTAATAGAAGGCAAGGCAATTCAAATTCATCCTTTGGTTTGTGCTGCTTTTAATGCGGATTTTGACGGAGATCAGATGGCTGTTTATTTGCCTATTACTGCCAAAGGACAAACAGAAGCAAAAGAAATAATGCTTTCAACAAAAAATATCTTAAAACCAGCTGATGGCAAGCCAGTTGTTGCTCCAACCCAAGATATAGTTTGGGGAGCATATCATATGACTTTTATTAGAAAAACAAAAACAAAAGAAAAAATGTATTTTAGTAGTATGGATGAAGCAATTTTGGCTCATGAGGCAAACAAAATAGATATTCAAGACAGAATTAATATTAAGGTTGATAAAAAAATAATTAAAACAAGTTTGGGCAGGTTAATTTTTAATTCTACTCTGCCAAAAGGATTTTATGATTTGAAAAACCCAATCAGAAAGAAGGATTTAAAAGAAATCATTGTTAAAATTTATGAACAACACGGAGAAGATTTAACAGTAGAAACTTTAGATAAAATCAAAAAAACAGCTATTTTTTTTCTTACACTTTCAGGTCTTTCATGGGGAATGGATGACTTGCCAGTCATTCCTGAAAAAGAAAAAATAATAAAATTATCTGAAAAAGAAATAGTAAAAATACAGTCAGAATATGATGAGGGGTTGCTTTCAGAAGAGGAAAGATATTTAAAAAGTATTGATGTCTGGTTAAAAACAAAAGATGAAATAACAGATATTGTTGTGCAGACAAAAAAAGATTATGGGCCAGCTTTTTCAATGGTTCAATCAGGAGCAAGAGGCTCGTGGGTTCAATTATCACAAATGTTTGGCATGAGAGGGATTGTCTCTTCTCCTTCTGGTCGCTTAATAGAATTGCCAATTAAATCTTCTTTTAAAGAAGGATTTAGTGTTTTAGAGTTTTTTATCTCTACTCATGGTTCAAGGAAAGGAACAGCAGATACAGCTTTAAGAACAGCCGAAGCAGGATATTTAACTAGAAGAATGGTTGATGTTGCTCAAGATATTGTTGTATCAGAAGAGAAGTGTAGTGATAAGCAAGGATATAGAATTAGCAGTGAAGATAATAAAGAGGTTGGAGAAACATGGGAAGAAAGATTAACTGGCAGAACAGCTGCCCGGGATATAATTAACCTTAAAACGAAAAAAGTTATTGTTAAAACAGGAGAAATAATAGGGACAGAACAAGCCCAGACAATAGCAAAAATAGATCCAGAAGAAGTTTTCATATATTCTCTTCTTACTTGTAAATTAAATAAAGGAGTTTGTGCTAGGTGTTATGGAAATGATTTGGCTTACAATAAAAAAGTCAAACAAGGAACTCCGGTTGGGATTATAGCAGCTCAAAGCATTGGTGAGCCTGGCACTCAATTAACTTTGAGAACTTTTCATACTGGAGGAGTGGCTGGAGAGGATATTACTCAAGGATTGCCAAGAGTTGAAGAAATATTTGAAACAAGAGCTCCTAAAAAGAAAGCTATTATATCTAATTATAATGGGACTGTTAGAATTAAAGATGAAAATAATTCCTCTAAGAAGATAGTGATTCAATACAAGGAATCACAAAAAGATGAACATAAAATTGATGATAATTGGAAATTAAAAGTAACTAATAAAGATAAAGTCTCAAAAGGAGATATTTTGGCAACATTTAAAAATAAGCAGATTAAAGCGATTAATAAAGGGGAAATAGAGTTAAATGTCAAAGATAAAATCAATGTTATTTATAACTCAATAAAAGAAGAGGAATATGAAGTAGGCGGATACAGAGTATTAGTAAAAGACAAAGAAAAAATAAACAAAGGACAGCTTTTAACCGATGGCAATCTTGACTTAAAAGAAGTTTATAAATTAAAAGGAAAATTAGAAGTTGAAAAGTATATTTTTAGGGAAATTCAATACATTTATTCATCTCAAGGGCAAAAATTAAACGATAAACATATAGAGATAATAATTAAACAGATGTTTTCAAGGGTCAGGATTATAGATGCTGGTGATACAGAATTTTTAATCGGAGAAATAGTCTCCAAGAGTAATTTAGCAGAGGTTAATGATCAAATGAAAGCCAAGAAAAAAGCCCCGGCCAAGGCAAAAGAATTATTAACAGGAATAACAAAAGTTTCTTTATCAACTGATAGTTGGC